AAGGAGGCTGGCTTGATACATCGAAGCTGTTAGATGCGTATTGTCAGTATTTACAAACCCTGGGGAGTTATCGAAAGGTGGAACTGGTGTATGATGATGTACAAGTAACACCCCACAAAGTGCTATGGAAGGATGTGGAGGCAACACACCTTATTTTTTGTCAAGGCATGCAAGGTAAGCATAACCCTTATTTTGCCCAAATGCCTTTTAGGTTGGTCAAAGGTGAGCTGTTGCATATCAAAATAGACCAACAACCACCCCTGGAAAATGTCATTAGTCAGGGAGTATTTATGTTGCCATTGTCAGACGCGCCTGGTGAATATTTGGTGGGGGCAACTTACGAATGGAGAGACTTGAGCACTGTACCCACCGAAAAAGCCAAGGCACAGTTGCAAGAAAAACTGAATAAATGGCTTAAATTGCCCTACGAGATTTTGGGACAAAAAGCAGGAGTTCGCCCCGCTACACTAGACCGTCGTCCTTTGGTGGGTTTGCACCCCGATTATCCAGCCATTGGTTTTTTTAATGGCTTAGGCACCAAAGGTGTGTCATTAGCGCCTTATTTTGCCCGTCACTTGGTGGGGCATATCGAGCAAGGGGCACCGTTAAACGAAGAAGTAGACTTGATGCGTTATTGGGAGCACCCAATTGATAAATCTTGATAGTATACAACCTGACTGACCATATAGAATAATAAAAACTGGTTTTATAGTATTATCAAAAAGAAATAACTCTTTCACACACTTTCATTTTCATTGCTAACTTATGAAAGATTACTTAAAACGAATACAATGCCTACCCATATTAATGCTTATCGGGCTGCTTGGCCTGTGGGCACCACAAAGTTATGCGCAAAACTCTAAAGTAACTTTTGGTAAAAACCGTGTGCAGTATAAGGCGTTTCGCTGGAGGGTGTTGAGCACTGCTAACTTTAATGTGTATTATTATGACAACGGTGCGCGTATGGCAAAC
This is a stretch of genomic DNA from Microscilla marina ATCC 23134. It encodes these proteins:
- a CDS encoding NAD(P)/FAD-dependent oxidoreductase — encoded protein: MKVDYLIVGQGIAGTALSYTLLQQGKKVLVTDMPYAGSSSRVAGGVCNPITGRKLVKTWKADELFPFLKAFYQSLEKTLNTQFFYPRQIYRTFKSVEQRDQLLEKSVQNEWEHFFDTKVNDQLYEPFLDAPMGGWQTKQGGWLDTSKLLDAYCQYLQTLGSYRKVELVYDDVQVTPHKVLWKDVEATHLIFCQGMQGKHNPYFAQMPFRLVKGELLHIKIDQQPPLENVISQGVFMLPLSDAPGEYLVGATYEWRDLSTVPTEKAKAQLQEKLNKWLKLPYEILGQKAGVRPATLDRRPLVGLHPDYPAIGFFNGLGTKGVSLAPYFARHLVGHIEQGAPLNEEVDLMRYWEHPIDKS